Below is a window of Candidatus Krumholzibacteriia bacterium DNA.
CGCGGGGTGGTGGAGAAATGCAATCTGTGCCACGGACGCTGGCAGCGCGCCTATGACCGCGCCGCGGAAGAAGGGCGGCGCGAACTCGAGCCCGGCGAGTTCGTGCCCGCGTGCGGCGAGTCCTGCCCGCGGGGAGCGATCCGGCTGGTCGACCTCGACGACCCCGGCGATCCGAATCACGGCGACGCCCACGGCGACCGCGCCTTCCACCTGCTCGACCGGCTCGGGACCGAGCCCACCGTCACCTACCTCAGTGCACGGGACTGGGTCCGCCGCATCGACGATCCCGCCTGCTTCGATCGCGACCGGGAGGTGAGCCATGCTTGAGGTCGCTCTGCGCGCCGACGCCCCCGCCGTGACCGTTCCCGCGGCGCCGCCCGAGACGCCGTCGCGTCACTGCTCGCGGCGTGCGTTCACCCTGTGGCTGATTCCGTGGGCGCTGCTGCTCGCGGCGGGCGCGTTCGCGTGTCTGCAGTGCCTGGTCGACGGTCTGCACCACACGAACATGGACAACCGCTACGTCTTCGGCCTGTGGATCTTCCTCGATCTGACGGTGATCGCGCTCGGCGCCGGCGCTTTCACCAGCGGGTTGCTCGCCTACGTGTTCCATTGGAAGGAGGTCCGTGCCGTTCTGCACCTGGCCGTGCTCACGGGTCTTCTGTGCTACGGCGGCGCCGTGGCGATCCTGATGGTCGACGTCGGCCAGCCCCTGCGTGCGTGGTTCACCTTCTGGCACCCGAACGTCCACTCGATGCTGGCCGAGGTCACGTTCTGCCTCACCTGCTACCTGATCGTGCTGGCCGTCGAGTTCGTGCCGATCCTCACGCGTCATCGTCGCCTGCGCTCGACGCCCGGGGTGGCGGTGGTCGGCAGCCGTGTCCACCGGGGTATGGTCGTTCTGGCCGTGCTCGGCGCCACGTTGTCGTTCTTCCACCAGGGCTCGCTGGGGGGGCTGTACGGAGTTCTGCAGGGGCGTCCGTTCGCGTTCCGCGAAGAGCTCTGGATCTTCCCCACGACCTTCTTCCTGTTCGTGTTGTCGGCCATGGCCATCGGGCCGGCCTTCCTGGTGCTGATCGCACGCGTGTTCGAGATCGTCACGCGGCGACTCCTGGTTCCGCGTGCGACGATCGACCGCCTGGCGCGCCTGTCGGGCACCCTGCTGCTCGTGTACCTGGCGTTGAAGGCGGTCGACACGCTGGTGTGGTTGAACACGACCGTGCCCGACAGCGGACTGCAACCGGCGTGGCTGTACCGGCAGCCGCCCTTCGGGAGCTGGGTGCTGGTCGCGGAATTCCTCGTGCTGGGTCTGGTGCCCGCGCTGCTGCTGCGCCGTGCCGCCCACCAGAGCCGGGCCATGATCACCT
It encodes the following:
- the nrfD gene encoding NrfD/PsrC family molybdoenzyme membrane anchor subunit — its product is MLEVALRADAPAVTVPAAPPETPSRHCSRRAFTLWLIPWALLLAAGAFACLQCLVDGLHHTNMDNRYVFGLWIFLDLTVIALGAGAFTSGLLAYVFHWKEVRAVLHLAVLTGLLCYGGAVAILMVDVGQPLRAWFTFWHPNVHSMLAEVTFCLTCYLIVLAVEFVPILTRHRRLRSTPGVAVVGSRVHRGMVVLAVLGATLSFFHQGSLGGLYGVLQGRPFAFREELWIFPTTFFLFVLSAMAIGPAFLVLIARVFEIVTRRLLVPRATIDRLARLSGTLLLVYLALKAVDTLVWLNTTVPDSGLQPAWLYRQPPFGSWVLVAEFLVLGLVPALLLRRAAHQSRAMITWAAVLGCAGIALNRLVATLQTLILPSLPFEDTWAYVPNWQENVAFAGVIALAVIVLSLAHRADLLFGRHPELESSASER